One stretch of Hevea brasiliensis isolate MT/VB/25A 57/8 chromosome 12, ASM3005281v1, whole genome shotgun sequence DNA includes these proteins:
- the LOC110636095 gene encoding pentatricopeptide repeat-containing protein At2g33680, with product MPLPSQNRSFYNSLIQFSQHKNLQKGRALHAQIIKGASSSSCIYLANSLVNFYAKCGHLPKAKLVFEQIRDKDVVSWNCLINGYSQHGPAGSSIVMDLFQRMRAENTFPNAHTFSGVFNAASNLSCTLGGQQAHALAIKAAGFYDVFVGSSLLNMYCKAGLLLEARKVFDRMPERNAVTWATMISGYAIQRLAGDALRLFEWMRREDEDLNEYVFTSVLSALAIPEFIDSGKQIHCLAVKSGLLAFVSTLNALVTMYAKCGSLNDSLQVFEMSSGKDSITWSAMITGYAQSGDSQKALKLFSKMHFSGIKPSEFTVVGVLNACSDIGAGEEGKQVHNYLLKLGFEFQMYIMTALVDMYAKCGCTADAQKGFDYLQEPDIVLWTSMIAGYVQNGENEDALSLYGRMQMEGILPNDLTMASVLKACSSLAALDQGRQIHARTIKYGLTLEVPVGSALSTMYAKCGSLDEGNFVFKRMPERDTVSCNAMISGLSQNGYGKEALDLFEEMRLDGTKPDAVTFVNVLSACSHMGLVEKGWAYFKMMFDEFGMVPRVEHYACMVDVLSRAGKLKEAKEFIESANIDHGLCLWRILLSACRNYRNYELGAYAGEKLMALGSQESSAYVLLSSIYIALGRPEDVERVRSMMRVRGVSKEPGCSWIELKSHVHVFVVGDQIHPHIREIRLEIRRLSKQIKDEGYQPASDLLL from the coding sequence ATGCCTCTCCCTTCTCAAAATCGCTCGTTCTACAATTCGCTCATTCAGTTTTCACAGCACAAAAACCTCCAAAAAGGCCGGGCTCTCCACGCTCAGATAATAAAAGGCGCTTCTTCCTCTTCTTGCATATACCTTGCCAACAGTCTCGTCAATTTCTATGCCAAATGCGGGCATTTACCCAAAGCCAAGCTCGTATTCGAACAAATTCGTGACAAAGATGTGGTCTCGTGGAATTGCCTTATCAATGGCTACTCCCAACATGGCCCTGCAGGCTCCTCCATTGTCATGGATTTGTTTCAGCGTATGAGAGCAGAGAACACGTTCCCGAATGCTCACACTTTTTCTGGCGTTTTCAATGCCGCTTCAAACTTGTCCTGCACTTTGGGCGGCCAGCAGGCCCACGCTCTTGCCATCAAAGCGGCTGGTTTTTATGATGTTTTTGTTGGGAGTTCTCTCCTTAACATGTACTGTAAAGCGGGTCTACTTTTGGAGGCTCGCAAGGTGTTTGATAGAATGCCTGAGAGGAACGCTGTTACATGGGCTACCATGATTTCTGGTTATGCAATTCAACGGCTGGCTGGAGATGCTTTGAGGCTTTTTGAATGGATGCGTAGAGAAGATGAGGATTTGAATGAGTATGTGTTCACTAGTGTGCTTAGTGCTTTGGCCATTCCTGAATTCATTGATAGTGGCAAACAGATACATTGCCTAGCGGTTAAAAGCGGTCTGCTAGCATTTGTTTCTACTTTAAACGCACTTGTTACCATGTATGCTAAATGTGGGAGCTTAAACGATTCTCTTCAAGTGTTTGAGATGTCAAGTGGTAAGGATTCTATCACATGGTCAGCTATGATCACTGGTTATGCTCAAAGTGGAGATTCTCAAAAGGCTCTGAAGCTCTTCTCTAAGATGCATTTTTCTGGGATAAAGCCCAGTGAGTTTACCGTTGTTGGCGTTCTTAATGCTTGCAGTGATATTGGTGCTGGTGAAGAAGGAAAGCAAGTGCATAACTATTTATTGAAGTTGGGATTTGAGTTCCAAATGTACATAATGACAGCTTTGGTTGACATGTATGCAAAATGTGGCTGTACAGCAGATGCTCAGAAAGGTTTTGATTATTTACAAGAACCTGATATTGTTCTGTGGACATCCATGATCGCAGGTTATGTACAAAATGGGGAGAATGAAGATGCTTTAAGCTTGTATGGTAGAATGCAGATGGAAGGGATTTTGCCCAATGATCTAACAATGGCCAGTGTCTTAAAAGCATGTTCAAGCCTTGCTGCTCTGGATCAAGGAAGACAGATTCATGCCCGCACTATTAAGTATGGACTCACTCTGGAAGTACCAGTTGGAAGTGCTCTTTCAACCATGTATGCAAAATGTGGGAGTCTAGATGAGGGAAACTTTGTATTTAAAAGGATGCCAGAGAGAGATACGGTCTCATGCAATGCAATGATATCTGGACTTTCTCAAAATGGGTATGGTAAAGAAGCTCTAGATCTCTTTGAGGAAATGCGACTAGACGGCACAAAGCCAGATGCTGTCACATTTGTGAATGTTCTCTCTGCTTGTAGCCACATGGGATTGGTGGAGAAAGGGTGGGCGTActtcaaaatgatgtttgatgaatTTGGTATGGTTCCAAGAGTAGAGCACTATGCCTGTATGGTTGATGTCCTGAGTCGTGCAGGGAAACTTAAGGAAGCAAAAGAATTTATTGAGTCAGCAAACATAGACCATGGCTTGTGTTTATGGCGCATTTTATTAAGTGCCTGTCGGAATTACCGAAACTATGAATTAGGTGCCTATGCAGGTGAGAAACTAATGGCGTTGGGCTCACAAGAATCATCTGCTTATGTGTTGTTATCAAGTATCTACATTGCCTTGGGCAGGCCTGAAGATGTGGAACGAGTCAGGAGCATGATGAGAGTTCGAGGAGTGAGTAAGGAGCCTGGGTGTAGCTGGATTGAACTCAAGAGTCATGTTCATGTATTTGTCGTTGGGGACCAAATACATCCACATATTAGAGAAATACGATTAGAGATACGAAGGTTGAGCAAACAAATAAAGGATGAAGGTTACCAACCAGCTTCTGATTTGCTTTTATGA
- the LOC110636111 gene encoding uncharacterized protein LOC110636111: protein MENPDLKTTASPPPQREPERKKPKMSTTTSDDEETVTTAPGDTTTIKKQRYKRRKIAIFFAYCGVGYQGMQKNPGAKTIEGDLEEALFHSGAVPEQDRGNPKRYDWARSARTDKGVSAVGQVVSGRFYIDPPGLVERLNSNLASQIRIFGYKRVTASFNAKKFCDRRRYVYLIPVFALDPCSHPDRESVLASLGSDNELVKCLECSERGRKVVGAVGKRSFELKSVVSQTDISSNGDDRVVKPEIMDDISMSTDNADCDNTNAEFLKEAKVPGNVDAETRCPIPESGILSNDLDAKTEPDSKEEIMESVDNNNNGNTETEIIEKDQKVIVSEEKVNGDKQVMIGSGFCYGQNEKERFNRILKYYVGSHNFHNFTTRTKAEDPSARRYIISFDAKTTVTVEGIEFVKCEVVGQSFMLHQIRKMIGLAVAVVRNCAPDSLISTALQKDVNINVPTAPEVGLYLDECLFASYNQKWKDSHEEISMKDYEEMAEDFKMKHIYSHIASTEHKEGAVALWLHSLNHRNYPDLRVSNYGDTNGEMENLAKEM from the exons ATGGAAAATCCAGATTTAAAAACCACCGCATCCCCACCACCGCAACGAGAACCAGAACGTAAAAAGCCTAAAATGTCCACCACCACTTCCGACGATGAAGAAACTGTTACGACCGCCCCTGGCGATACCACGACCATCAAAAAGCAAAGATACAAGCGCCGCAAAATCGCAATCTTCTTCGCTTACTGCGGCGTGGGCTACCAGGGAATGCAGAAGAACCCTGGCGCCAAAACCATCGAAGGTGATCTCGAAGAAGCTCTATTTCACTCTGGTGCCGTCCCGGAACAAGACCGGGGCAACCCCAAGCGGTATGACTGGGCTCGCTCGGCTCGTACTGATAAGGGCGTGAGCGCCGTGGGACAGGTGGTCTCCGGCCGCTTCTACATCGACCCACCTGGGCTGGTTGAACGCTTAAATTCGAATCTTGCGTCACAGATTAGAATCTTCGGTTACAAGCGAGTGACGGCGTCGTTTAATGCCAAGAAGTTTTGTGATCGTAGGAGGTATGTGTATCTGATTCCTGTTTTTGCTCTTGATCCATGTTCGCATCCTGATAGGGAGAGTGTGTTGGCTAGTTTGGGGTCTGATAATGAGCTTGTTAAGTGCTTAGAGTGTTCAGAGAGAGGGCGTAAGGTTGTTGGCGCAGTGGGTAAACGAAGTTTTGAATTAAAATCTGTGGTTTCTCAAACAGACATTTCATCGAATGGTGATGACCGTGTTGTGAAACCTGAAATTATGGACGATATTAGTATGTCTACGGATAATGCTGATTGTGATAATACAAACGCTGAATTCTTAAAAGAAGCTAAGGTCCCTGGAAATGTGGATGCTGAAACACGGTGTCCAATACCTGAATCTGGCATTTTGTCGAATGATTTAGATGCTAAAACGGAGCCTGATAGTAAAGAAGAGATTATGGAGTCTGTGGACAATAACAATAATGGGAATACAGAAACGGAAATTATTGAAAAGGATCAGAAGGTTATTGTCAGTGAAGAGAAAGTTAACGGAGACAAGCAAGTTATGATAGGAAGTGGGTTTTGTTATGGACAGAATGAGAAGGAGAGATTCAATCGAATATTGAAGTATTATGTGGGGAGTCACAACTTTCATAATTTTACCACAAGAACTAAGGCTGAAGACCCTTCTGCTCGGCGGTACATTATTTCCTTCGATGCAAAGACCACGGTTACTGTTGAAGGCATTGAATTCGTCAAGTGTGAAGTTGTAGGGCAGAGTTTCATGCTTCATCAGATACGGAAAATGATTGGTCTTGCTGTGGCAGTTGTGAGGAATTGTGCCCCTGATTCACTGATATCAACTGCTCTACAAAA AGATGTGAACATTAATGTGCCTACGGCTCCTGAGGTTGGGTTATACTTGGATGAGTGCCTATTCGCATCATATAACCAGAAATGGAAAGACAGCCATGAAGAAATCTCAATGAAAGATTATGAAGAAATGGCAGAGGACTTCAAAATGAAGCATATATACTCTCATATTGCGTCAACAGAACATAAGGAAGGAGCAGTGGCCCTGTGGTTGCATTCTTTGAACCACAGAAACTACCCTGATCTCCGTGTTAGCAACTATGGAGATACCAATGGTGAGATGGAGAACTTGGCTAAGGAAATGTAA